Proteins encoded within one genomic window of Deinococcus aestuarii:
- a CDS encoding DNA adenine methylase, with translation MTSRLLTPPPLPTAAQAVAAAPINGKSSTVRYLGAKTRVVQLILDLVGPPAPGAFFVDAFTGTGTVAREAAQRGWHVRVNDTLHCATVMATAGCLAEADVPFQGLGGYIKALEVLNGLEEAQGFIWREYSPASAAFGPVERMYFTEANAGKIDAVRQQVHTWRAEGTITAWEEALLLGDLIAATSRVANIAGTYGCFLRRWNSNSLQPLQLQPRMLLGKAGRLEVHHGDAALVPQSERDVAYFDPPYTKRQYAAYYHILETIAHGDEPEVGGVTGLRPWQNKASAYCYKTQALGALTRLIEQAQAQRVFLSYSSEGHVALDALRQALSSLGELRVHELGEIGRYRPNQQASDNADGVHEYLLELDRRGR, from the coding sequence ATGACCTCACGGCTCCTCACGCCTCCTCCACTCCCCACCGCGGCGCAGGCTGTAGCGGCCGCCCCCATCAACGGCAAATCGAGCACCGTGCGCTACCTGGGCGCCAAGACGCGCGTCGTCCAGTTGATCCTCGACCTGGTTGGCCCTCCCGCCCCCGGCGCTTTCTTTGTCGATGCGTTCACTGGCACGGGGACGGTGGCCCGTGAGGCTGCCCAGCGGGGCTGGCACGTGCGCGTCAACGACACCCTGCACTGCGCGACCGTCATGGCGACGGCGGGCTGCCTGGCGGAAGCCGACGTGCCCTTCCAGGGCCTGGGGGGCTACATCAAAGCGCTGGAGGTCCTCAACGGTCTGGAAGAGGCGCAGGGGTTCATCTGGCGGGAGTACAGCCCCGCCTCTGCCGCCTTCGGCCCCGTCGAGCGCATGTACTTCACCGAGGCCAACGCTGGCAAGATCGACGCTGTGCGCCAGCAGGTGCACACGTGGCGGGCAGAGGGCACCATCACGGCGTGGGAGGAGGCGTTGCTGCTGGGTGATCTCATTGCGGCGACCAGCCGGGTGGCCAACATCGCGGGCACCTACGGCTGCTTCCTGCGGCGCTGGAACTCGAACTCGCTTCAGCCCCTCCAACTCCAGCCCCGGATGTTGCTGGGCAAGGCCGGTCGGCTGGAAGTTCACCATGGCGACGCCGCCCTGGTTCCGCAATCCGAACGGGACGTCGCCTACTTCGACCCCCCCTACACCAAGCGGCAGTACGCCGCGTACTACCACATTCTGGAGACCATCGCCCACGGCGACGAACCCGAAGTGGGCGGCGTGACCGGCCTGCGCCCCTGGCAGAACAAGGCCTCAGCGTACTGCTACAAGACCCAGGCCCTGGGCGCACTGACGCGGCTGATCGAACAGGCCCAAGCCCAGCGGGTTTTCCTGTCGTACAGCTCGGAAGGCCACGTGGCGCTGGACGCCCTGCGCCAGGCGCTGTCGTCCCTCGGAGAGCTGCGGGTGCATGAGCTCGGGGAGATCGGCCGCTACCGGCCCAACCAGCAGGCGAGCGACAACGCCGACGGCGTGCACGAGTACCTGCTGGAGCTGGACCGGAGGGGCCGATGA
- a CDS encoding Eco57I restriction-modification methylase domain-containing protein produces the protein MSAPRPYEQELLAPAELCLERLAGEGAVSHAERMEVLEAAASLLGGFDLEGYHEAMPLGRTLASGTALAHARRLVEVLRQHVPIHPSLALTSLARPPLSAAEQRKAGAYFTDFRLAQFLASQVEGGVEQSVVDLASGTGILLVALGLHLSAGNPEALRRFVAHSVHAADLSGEALRGAALALASLTSDLAAIRAMAGRLHRGDSLLLGEAGWRRVVPDGFQVLVGNPPWEKLKVTRHELLLAEGIQRHYGSGYVGQDHAALEQERTKMAVYVRTLRELYTLQGDTEADLYKAFLELSLQLARPEGQVALLVPAGLIRAQGTEDLRQHLFERSASVEMAVLDNKTRFFAIDTRFKFLALRAYLAEGNPVHALTLHHARGQGEGVEVTDSVHINLADLRAARPDLSPPEVRSDAEWATFAQMYRAAPTFDDPGAGWQPKIVREVDMTRDEDAFETEPRPGLLPVIEGRMVQQHHFGAKAYVCGTGRSALWRPQAPFASEVVPQFRISPRALRSAMRARVSLARVGFCDIAGQTNERAMMAARIPADVVCGNKVPTVTFEGAVDGPEIRPELFLGVMNSLPFDWLLRRVLTTTVNFFILLGLPVPRPEGVEAERVAELVLQLEGETDPWRRGELRAEVDVAVAALYGLGFDALSLMLEDFPLLDRGQPALPGEAGSTVTRDLILATAARRWEVRCGQHAERVQRARLLGALAYVPAEHAGAYRARLPETTHA, from the coding sequence ATGAGCGCGCCTCGCCCCTACGAGCAGGAACTGCTCGCCCCCGCCGAACTGTGCCTGGAACGGCTGGCGGGCGAGGGGGCTGTCAGCCACGCGGAACGCATGGAGGTGCTGGAAGCCGCCGCCAGCCTGCTGGGCGGCTTCGACCTCGAGGGGTACCACGAGGCCATGCCACTGGGCCGAACCCTGGCCTCCGGCACCGCTCTGGCTCATGCCCGTAGGCTGGTCGAGGTGCTGCGGCAGCACGTCCCGATCCACCCCTCGCTGGCCCTGACCAGCTTGGCGCGCCCCCCGCTGAGCGCCGCGGAGCAGCGCAAGGCCGGCGCCTACTTCACCGACTTCCGGCTCGCCCAGTTCCTGGCGAGCCAGGTGGAAGGCGGCGTGGAGCAGAGTGTCGTGGACCTGGCCTCCGGCACCGGCATCCTGTTGGTCGCGCTGGGGCTGCACTTGAGCGCGGGAAACCCTGAAGCGCTGCGCCGCTTTGTTGCCCACAGCGTGCACGCTGCCGACCTGTCGGGGGAGGCGCTCCGGGGCGCGGCGCTCGCGCTCGCCTCGCTGACTTCGGACCTCGCGGCCATCCGCGCCATGGCTGGGCGCCTGCACCGCGGAGACAGTCTGCTGCTGGGCGAAGCGGGGTGGCGGCGGGTGGTGCCCGACGGCTTCCAGGTGCTGGTGGGCAATCCACCCTGGGAGAAGCTCAAGGTCACGCGGCACGAGCTGCTGCTGGCCGAGGGCATCCAGCGCCACTACGGGTCCGGGTACGTGGGCCAGGACCACGCCGCGCTGGAGCAGGAGCGCACGAAGATGGCGGTGTACGTCCGCACCCTGCGCGAGCTCTACACCCTCCAGGGCGATACCGAGGCTGACCTGTACAAGGCGTTCCTCGAGCTCTCCCTGCAACTCGCCCGCCCCGAGGGTCAGGTCGCCCTCCTCGTCCCGGCAGGCCTGATCCGCGCGCAGGGCACCGAGGACCTGCGCCAGCACCTGTTCGAGCGCTCAGCCTCGGTGGAGATGGCGGTCCTCGACAACAAGACCCGGTTCTTCGCCATCGACACGCGCTTCAAGTTCCTGGCCCTGCGCGCCTACCTGGCTGAGGGCAATCCGGTCCACGCCCTGACCCTGCACCACGCCCGGGGCCAGGGGGAGGGCGTCGAAGTCACCGACAGCGTCCACATCAACCTGGCCGACCTCCGCGCAGCTCGCCCTGACCTGTCGCCACCCGAGGTCCGCTCTGACGCGGAGTGGGCCACCTTCGCGCAGATGTATCGCGCCGCGCCCACGTTCGATGACCCCGGCGCCGGCTGGCAGCCCAAGATTGTGCGGGAAGTGGACATGACCCGCGACGAGGACGCTTTCGAGACCGAGCCCCGTCCCGGCTTGCTGCCGGTGATCGAGGGCCGCATGGTGCAGCAGCACCACTTTGGCGCCAAGGCGTACGTCTGCGGCACCGGACGCAGCGCGCTGTGGCGTCCCCAGGCCCCCTTTGCCTCCGAGGTGGTGCCCCAGTTCCGGATCTCGCCTCGGGCCCTGCGCTCAGCGATGCGCGCCCGGGTCTCCCTGGCCCGGGTGGGCTTCTGCGACATCGCCGGGCAGACCAACGAGCGGGCCATGATGGCCGCCCGGATTCCAGCCGATGTGGTGTGCGGCAACAAGGTGCCCACCGTGACCTTCGAGGGGGCGGTCGACGGACCCGAGATTCGCCCCGAGCTCTTCCTGGGCGTGATGAACAGCCTGCCCTTCGACTGGCTGCTGCGCCGGGTCCTCACCACCACCGTCAACTTCTTCATCCTGCTGGGTCTGCCGGTGCCAAGGCCAGAGGGCGTGGAAGCCGAGCGTGTGGCCGAACTGGTCCTGCAGCTCGAGGGTGAGACCGACCCCTGGCGCCGGGGCGAACTTCGGGCGGAGGTTGATGTGGCCGTGGCTGCACTCTATGGCCTGGGCTTCGACGCGCTGAGCTTGATGCTGGAGGACTTTCCGCTGCTGGACCGTGGTCAGCCCGCTCTTCCTGGGGAGGCAGGGTCGACCGTCACGC
- a CDS encoding zinc ribbon domain-containing protein yields the protein MGSQEITSTYVVRIDRVSYPGVTAAIMQGDLQRSDEVHIGMRGGRVYRPARPLLDDQALVHDRLIRLGALHLAGEFHRLPEQEYASLVTASRGVYRQYPGAHPLMTRLLAPMTPAQEAGWLGDVRAAVAAGRQLATGVDLVDDHWVTLPWLRVGTRLVNHTGQWFLVLAFDQGARWTLPRGVDVVGADIGLSPLVTAVGGPTTITTWDVREPVVPPGEPAGVGEFAGVLGYAAARASIEFAGLQMLSTARVVVLEDLDYATFASRFPGLARGRAVADWHQAWMPQRAYARGIRVVRVRAAYSSRVCSLCQRHVLGTRVGPHFHCGCGHSMDAHVNAARNLVRRYWGQVRRGQGPRGRRRR from the coding sequence ATGGGCAGCCAAGAGATCACCAGCACATACGTCGTCCGTATCGACCGGGTGAGCTACCCCGGGGTCACGGCGGCCATCATGCAGGGAGACCTGCAGCGCAGTGACGAGGTCCACATCGGTATGCGGGGGGGCAGGGTGTATCGCCCCGCGCGGCCCCTGCTCGACGATCAGGCCCTGGTCCACGACCGCCTGATCCGGCTGGGGGCCCTGCACCTGGCCGGAGAGTTCCACCGCCTGCCCGAGCAGGAGTACGCCTCGCTCGTCACGGCCTCCCGGGGGGTCTACCGGCAGTACCCGGGGGCGCACCCCCTGATGACCCGGCTCCTCGCGCCCATGACGCCCGCCCAGGAGGCCGGGTGGCTGGGGGACGTGCGCGCCGCCGTCGCCGCGGGCCGCCAGCTGGCGACGGGCGTGGACCTCGTGGACGACCACTGGGTCACGTTGCCCTGGCTGCGCGTGGGGACCCGCCTGGTCAACCACACCGGCCAGTGGTTCCTCGTGCTGGCGTTCGACCAGGGCGCGCGCTGGACCCTGCCACGGGGAGTCGACGTGGTGGGCGCCGACATCGGGCTGTCCCCGCTGGTCACGGCGGTGGGTGGCCCGACCACGATCACCACGTGGGACGTCCGGGAGCCGGTCGTGCCGCCGGGCGAGCCCGCCGGGGTGGGGGAGTTTGCCGGGGTCCTGGGGTACGCCGCGGCGCGGGCCTCGATCGAGTTCGCGGGCCTGCAGATGCTGTCCACCGCCCGGGTTGTGGTGCTCGAGGACCTCGACTACGCAACCTTCGCGTCGCGTTTCCCCGGTCTGGCCCGGGGGCGGGCCGTCGCCGACTGGCACCAGGCCTGGATGCCCCAGCGGGCCTACGCCCGGGGCATCCGGGTGGTGCGCGTGCGCGCCGCGTACTCCAGCCGGGTGTGCAGTCTCTGCCAGCGCCACGTCCTGGGCACGCGAGTCGGCCCGCACTTCCATTGCGGCTGCGGGCACAGCATGGACGCGCACGTCAACGCGGCCCGCAACTTGGTCCGCCGCTACTGGGGCCAGGTGCGCCGGGGTCAGGGCCCCCGCGGACGGAGGCGCCGGTGA